Proteins encoded in a region of the Prunus persica cultivar Lovell chromosome G4, Prunus_persica_NCBIv2, whole genome shotgun sequence genome:
- the LOC18779351 gene encoding cell division protein FtsZ homolog 1, chloroplastic, translating to MATWTNPNELISTTSSTIPTAFHHHKAVPSFRTCISLSSKRRSALKRRCFGVVSCSFAPMESAKIKVVGVGGGGNNAVNRMIGSGLHGVDFYAINTDAQALLQSAAEYPLQIGELLTRGLGTGGNPLLGEQAAEESKEAISNALKGSDLVFITAGMGGGTGSGAAPVVAQISKEAGYLTVGVVTYPFSFEGRKRSLQAFEAIDKLQKNVDTLIVIPNDRLLDIADEQTPLQDAFLLADDVLRQGVQGISDIITIPGLVNVDFADVKAVMKNSGTAMLGVGVSSSKNRAEEAAEQATLAPLIGSSIQSATGVVYNITGGKDITLQEVNRVSQVVTSLADPAANIIFGAVVDDRYNGEIHVTIIATGFSQSFQKTLLTDPKAAKLLDKVAGGQESRGIPLPLKSSTSPPSSSSKPSPRKLFF from the exons ATGGCTACATGGACAAACCCAAACGAGCTAATCTCAACGACGTCGTCGACAATTCCCACAGCATTTCACCACCATAAGGCAGTGCCTTCCTTCAGGACATGCATTTCTCTAAGTAGCAAAAGAAGAAGTGCACTGAAACGGCGATGTTTTGGAGTTGTAAGCTGTTCATTTGCACCCATGGAATCGGCCAAGATTAAGGTGGTTGGGGTTGGTGGCGGTGGCAACAATGCCGTTAATCGCATGATTGGCAGCGGTTTACAT GGTGTTGATTTCTATGCCATAAACACGGATGCTCAAGCACTATTACAGTCTGCTGCCGAGTACCCACTTCAAATTGGAGAGCTTTTGACTCGTGGACTAG GTACCGGTGGGAATCCACTTTTGGGGGAGCAAGCAGCTGAGGAATCAAAAGAGGCCATTTCAAATGCTCTGAAGGGCTCAGATCTTGTGTTTATAACAGCTGGTATGGGTGGAGGCACAGGGTCTGGTGCTGCCCCTGTTGTTGCACAGATATCCAAAGAGGCAGGCTATTTGACTGTTGGTGTGGTTACCTATCCTTTCAGCTTTGAAGGGCGTAAAAGATCCTTGCAG GCATTCGAGGCCATTGACAAGTTGCAGAAGAATGTTGACACTCTTATAGTGATACCCAATGATCGCCTTCTTGATATTGCTGATGAGCAGACACCCCTTCAGGATGCTTTCCTTCTTGCTGATGATGTTTTACGTCAGGGAGTGCAAGGAATTTCCGACATAATCACG ATACCTGGACTGGTAAATGTGGATTTTGCAGATGTAAAGGCAGTTATGAAAAACTCAGGAACTGCAATGCTTGGAGTAGGGGTTTCCTCCAGCAAAAACCGTGCAGAAGAAGCAGCTGAACAGGCGACTTTGGCTCCTCTGATTGGATCTTCAATTCAATCAGCTACTGGCGTAGTGTATAATATCACTGGAGGAAAGGACATAACCCTGCAGGAAGTCAACAGAGTGTCTCAG GTTGTGACAAGTTTGGCAGATCCTGCTGCTAACATAATATTTGGAGCTGTTGTGGATGACCGCTACAATGGAGAGATCCATGTGACTATTATTGCAACAGGCTTTTCACAGTCGTTTCAGAAGACACTGCTAACAGACCCCAAGGCAGCAAAGCTGTTGGACAAAGTAGCAGGGGGTCAAGAAAGCAGGGGAATTCCCCTTCCCCTGAAGTCCTCAACCTCGCCACCCAGCAGTTCATCAAAGCCATCTCCCAGAaagcttttcttttaa
- the LOC18778978 gene encoding syntaxin-51: MASSSDSWMKEYNEATKLADDINGMISERSTLPASGPDAQRYVSAIRRKITILGTRLDSLQSLLSKLPGKQPISEKELNRRKDMIGTLRSKVLQMSTTLTSHSANRDSLLGPEINKADAMGRTVGLDNYGLVGLQRQVMKEQDEGLEKLEETVVSTKHIALAVNEELDLHARLIDDLDEHVEVTDSRLRRVQKNLAVLNKRTKGGCSCMCMLLCVVGIVVLLAVIFLLIKYL; the protein is encoded by the exons ATGGCATCTTCTTCGGACTCATGGATGAAGGAATATAATGAAGCAACAAAACTTGCAGATGATATCAATGGTATGATATCTGAACGGAGTACGTTGCCTGCATCAGGTCCAGACGCTCAGCGTTATGTGTCTGCCATACGGAGGAAGATTACAATATTAGGGACTAGACTTGATAGCTTACAGTCCCTTTTATCAAAACTCCCTGGAAAGCAGCCCAT ATCAGAGAAAGAGCTGAATCGTCGGAAGGATATGATTGGAACTTTAAGATCGAAAGTTCTACAGATGTCAACAACGCTGACGTCGCACTCTGCGAACCGAGACAGCTTGCTTGGGccagaaataaataaagctgATGCCATGGGAAGAACAGTTGGTCTGGACAACTATGGCCTTGTTGGTCTGCAGCGACAAGTTATGAAAG AGCAAGATGAGGGGCTTGAGAAATTGGAGGAGACTGTAGTAAGCACAAAACATATTGCATTGGCAGTCAATGAGGAACTTGACCTACACGCTAGACTTATC GATGATTTGGATGAACATGTGGAAGTTACAGACTCCCGGCTAAGG CGGGTGCAGAAGAACTTGGCAGTTTTGAACAAGCGCACAAAGGGTGGTTGCTCATGCATGTGCATGCTTCTATGTGTTGTCGGGATTGTGGTTCTGCTTGCCGTGATATTTTTGCTGATCAAATACTTGTAA
- the LOC18778525 gene encoding V-type proton ATPase subunit e1 — MGFLVTTLIFLVIGIIASLCTRICCNRGPSTNLFHLTLVITATICCWMMWAIVYLAQMKPLIVPILNEGE, encoded by the exons ATGGGGTTTTTGGTAACGACCTTAATTTTCCTTGTGATTGGGATCATTGCTTCTCTGTGTACCAGAATTTGCTGCAACCGAGGACCTTCTACTAATTT gttcCATCTAACATTGGTTATTACAGCAACAATCTGCTGCTGGATGAT GTGGGCAATTGTATATCTTGCACAAATGAAACCACTCATAGTCCCTATTCTAAATGAAGGAGAGTGA
- the LOC18778653 gene encoding transcription initiation factor TFIID subunit 6, giving the protein MSNVPKEAIEVVAQSIGISNLSPDVALALTPDVEYRVREIMQEAIKCMRHSRRTVLTTDDVDSALKLRNVEPIYGFASGDPLRFKRAAGHKDLFYIDDNDVEFKDVIEAPLPRAPLGVSVTAHWLAIEGVQPAIPENAPIEALAAYSDVKKSEYKEDGIPVDIKLPVKHVLSRELQLYFEKITELTRRSSSTLFKEALVSLATDSGLHALVPYFTCFIADEVTRNLNSFPLLFALMRLVRSLLQNPHIHIEPYLQQLMPSVITCLVAKRLGNRYTDNHWELRNFTANLVSSICKRFGHVYHNLQPRLTRTLLHAFLDPTKTLPQHYGAIQGLAALGPSVVRLLILPNLDSYMQLLEPEMILEKPKNEIKRHEAWRVYGALLKAAGQCMHDRLKMFHSLLSPPAHAIWKSKGRVATTMTNKRKASTDNLMQQPPLKKLASDGTGGAMPMNSMQVDMQGAVGGFSSSVGGLNVGLPSMSHQLPKEHMSGREVSGQMVKGSTVLAQAWKEETDAGHLLASLFEYFGESVFTFMPKSELSLFL; this is encoded by the exons atgagCAATGTGCCTAAAGAAGCGATAGAGGTCGTAGCACAGAGCATTGgcatttccaatttgtccCCCGATGTCGCGCTTGCTCTCACCCCAGATGTCGAGTACCGGGTCCGAGAGATCATGCAG GAGGCAATTAAATGCATGCGACACTCAAGGCGAACTGTTCTGACTACAGATGATGTGGATAGTGCACTTAAATTAAGAAATGTGGAG CCGATATATGGCTTTGCCTCTGGAGATCCTTTGAGGTTCAAGAGAGCTGCGGGACATAAGGATTTGTTCTACATCGATGACAATGACGTGGAATTTAAAGAT GTCATTGAAGCACCTTTACCAAGAGCACCTCTTGGTGTATCAGTTACTGCTCACTGGCTGGCAATTGAAGGCGTTCAACCTGCAATTCCAGAAAATGCTCCTATTGAAG CACTAGCAGCGTACTCTGATGTGAAAAAATCTGAATACAAGGAAGATGGAATCCCTGTAGACATTAAATTGCCTGTTAAGCATGTACTGTCAAGGGAACTTCAG CTTTACTTTGAGAAGATTACAGAGCTTACTCGCAGGTCTAGTTCCACCCTCTTCAAAGAAGCATTAGTCAGCTTGGCAACAGATTCAGGACTCCATGCGTTGGTTCCTTACTTCACATGCTTTATTGCTGATGAG GTTACAAGGAATTTGAATAGTTTCCCCCTCCTATTTGCTTTGATGCGCCTTGTCCGGAGCCTTCTTCAAAATCCTCACATACATATTGAACCTTAT CTACAACAATTGATGCCATCTGTTATTACCTGCCTTGTTGCCAAAAGATTAGGGAATAGATATACTGACAATCACTGGGAACTTAGAAACTTTACCGCAAACCTGGTTTCTTCAATTTGCAAAAG ATTTGGGCATGTTTATCACAATCTTCAACCACGTTTGACAAGGACTCTGCTTCATGCTTTCTTGGACCCAACAAAAACATTACCTCAGCATTATGGTGCAATTCAAGGGCTAGCAGCCCTTGGTCCTAGTGTG GTTCGTCTACTTATACTACCAAATCTTGATTCGTATATGCAACTTCTTGAACCAGAAATGATACTAGAGAAGCCAAAGAATGAAATAAAGAGGCATGAAGCTTGGCGTGTCTATGGGGCCTTGCTG AAAGCGGCTGGCCAATGCATGCATGATCGGCTCAAGATGTTCCACAGTTTGTTGTCTCCTCCAGCTCATGCCATTTGGAAGAGCAAGGGAAGGGTTGCGACAACAATGACAA ATAAACGCAAAGCAAGCACAGACAACTTGATGCAGCAACCACCACTCAAAAAATTAGCTTCCGATGGCACAGGGGGAGCAATGCCAATGAACTCCATGCAAGTTGACATGCAAGGGGCTGTAGGTGGATTTTCCTCATCTGTTGGGGGTTTAAATGTTGGTTTACCATCCATGTCACACCAGTTACCAAAGGAACACATGTCAGGAAGGGAGGTCAGTGGTCAAATGGTAAAGGGTTCTACAGTTCTTGCTCAGGCGTGGAAAGAGGAGACGGATGCAGGACATTTACTGGCATCCCTGTTTGAATATTTTGGTGAAAGTGTGTTCACCTTTATGCCCAAATCAGAGTTGTCTCTTTTCCTGTGA